Genomic DNA from Plasmodium cynomolgi strain B DNA, scaffold: 0779, whole genome shotgun sequence:
AAAGAACAATATGTTTACTTGGCTTATGCACAACTTCATGTAATATGGAATGATTTTATTGAGCATTTACCTATGAATAAAAGATGTAAACCCATTCATGAAATGGTTAGTTATGTtgaatggagaaaaagaaaggaattgTATGAATACTATATTAATTATTCTCTAATTAAAGAATTAGCTGACAAATATGAAGACAAATGTAAcgaattttatgaatacgtaaaaataaagctcatctgtataaaatttttgacaGTCTATGTCCTAAAgataatacaaatatatgcCCAGAATTTTTATAAGGATTGTGAAAAGTATAATCCAGAAAAAGT
This window encodes:
- a CDS encoding hypothetical protein (putative) is translated as MSVNHITKRNGSDVQNSSIDQLLYTGMFYKMLETSTASVGYDKYCDSRDNPMYKNEPYRNICVTIFNYLKTKYNASNGTDKKYDDCKLLSYWAYSRLFDILHKEQYVYLAYAQLHVIWNDFIEHLPMNKRCKPIHEMVSYVEWRKRKELYEYYINYSLIKELADKYEDKCNEFYEYVKIKLICIKFLTVYVLKIIQIYAQNFYKDCEKYNPEKVLYTFKCHKK